CTGTTAGCACGTGCCAGTTGCAACGAAAACTTCGAGATGGATCCGGAGTTGGTAGAATTGGCACTTCAGACTATACTGACAAGCATACGGCTGATATACCATAACTATCCGGGAGAAAACAGCAGTTCAAACCGTAAAAAGGAAATATGCCGGGAACTGATTCAATCTATCACCGAAAATTACAAGAACGAGCGTCGGGCACAGTTTTACGCAGACCAATTGGGGATATCTCTCCAGCATCTGAGTACTACGGTAAGACAAGTGACCGGAAAAAGCGTACTGGATACGATTGCTTATATCGTCATTATGGATGCTAAAGCCAAACTGAAGAGTACGAATATGACTATCCAGGAAATAGCTTATTCACTAAACTTCCCAAGTGCTTCTTTCTTCGGCAAATATTTCAGACGATATGTAGGAATGACACCGTTGGAATTCAGAAACGGATAATGTTTATAACGATTAACGGAATAGTGATAATCACTAATCACTATCCCGTTAATCACTAAATCCTTCTTCTTCCCAAGCTCAGTGAATTAAGTACTACACTCACACTGGAGAAAGCCATAGCGGCACTTGCCAGCATCGGATTCAATAATAAACCATTCAAGGGGAACAGGACACCGGCAGCGATAGGGATACCTATCAGATTATAAATAAATGCCCAAAACAGGTTTTGATGAATCAGTTTGACCGTCTGCTTCGATAACTGGAATGCTTTAGGAAGCAGCAAGAGGTCGGATGTCATCAAAGTCACCATGGCAACATCCATAGCAATATCTGTTCCTTTCCCCATAGCAATGCTGACGTCCGCCAATGCCAGGGCTTGCGAGTCATTGATGCCATCCCCTACCATGGCGACTTTCTTTCCCTGCAATTGCAGTTCTTGCACAAAATCGGCTTTATCGGCAGGAAGGGCATCAGCTACAAAACGTTCGATTCCCAAATGGGAAGCAACAGCTAAAGCCGTTCGTTGCCCGTCGCCGATCAGCATACATATGTCAATGCCCTGACGTTTCAGTTCTTTCACCGCTTCGGCAGAAGTTGCTTTTATCGGGTCGGAGACTGCAATAATAGCTAACAGTTCATTCTCGCAACCATAGTAAATAATTCCGTTACCATCCGATTCATAACGAACCAGCATATCGGCCATTACATCATTCATCGTGGCACTGAAATCCCTTAATAGTTTGTGACTGCCTACCCAATACACTTTCCCTTGATAGGAGACTTTGATACCTTTTCCTGTGATACTTTCAAAGCTTTCCAATTTAGCGGGCTGTATCCTTTCCTCGTTCTGAAGCACAGCGACTATGGCATCGGCAAGCGGATGCTCCGATTTCATTTCCGCAGCCAGAAGTACATCTTTATAATGTGGTTCCTGAGACTGTGCCCATAACCATCCAGTGGCTGTGGGATGTCCTTCTGTCAATGTCCCCGTCTTATCCAATACGACGACATCCACTTTACGCATTTGCTCCAAAGCAACAGCGTCCTTTATCAGAATATGCTGACTGGCGGCTTTGCCTATTCCCACCATCAAGGCGGTAGGCGTGGCAAGCCCTAAGGCACACGGACAAGCGATAACAAGAACAGATACGGCAGACAGTACACCATAAGATATGTATTCACTACCGCCAATGACTACCCATAAGATAAACGTAAGGATAGCAATGCCTAGCACGACAGGCACGAAAATTCCAGTTATGCGGTCGACAATACGCTGAACGGGGGCTTTGCTGCCTTGTGCTTCCTGCACCGTGTGAATGATACGTGCCAATACAGTCTCGCTGCCGACTTGCGCTGCGCTAATGATAAACGAGCCGCGTTGATTGATAGTTCCCGCCAGCACTTTATCGCCTTTCTTCTTTTCTACCGGAATAGGCTCACCGCTTATCATACTTTCGTCAACATACGAGTCACCTTCGGAAAGTTTACCATCCACGGGAATCTGTTCTCCCGGACGGACAACGACCAAATCACCGACTTGCAGTTGCTCAATCAGAATCTCCTCTTCTACTCCGTTGCGCAGCACACGGGCTACTTTAGGCTGCATACCCATCAACTTGCGAATAGCGTTGGAAGTATTTCCTTTCGCGCGTTCTTCCATCAGTTTGCCGGTCAACACGAAAGCGATAATTACCGCAGAAGCTTCGTAATAGACGTGCGGTTCCAATCCACGGGCATACCAGAATTCAGGAAAGAAAGTATTAAACAGGCTGAACAGAAAAGCGATGGAAGTACTCAGCGCAACCAAAGTGTCCATATTACTCCGCCCTATCTTTGCCTGTTTCCAAGCTCCGGTAAAGAAACCGCCGCCGAAAAAGGCCATGACAGGGATGGCAAGCACCATCTGAATCTCGTTAGAATATGGCATATGCATCAATACCATAGAGAATATCAGTAGCGGCACTACCAGAATCCATGCACCAATCACTTTCCGTTTCAAGCGAACGTAGCGTTTATGCTGCTCTTCTTCCTGACGCTCTTCTTTATGGGCTTCCTCCACAATCAGGTCGTAACCCGCAGCGAGCACTGCCGCACGGATTTCTCCGGGAGTCAGCTTGTCCTTCTCATAAGAAACAGTCAATGTATTGGTGGCAAAATTAACGGAAGCCTCAGTGACTCCCGACAATTTCCTTACTATTTTTTCAACATTGTTAGCACAGCCCGCACAATGCATATTGAGCACGGGAAATGCTTTTTTCACTATATTACCCATATATAATTATTATTTTTGGCCTTTCCCCTTCCTCGGAAGAGGTGTGGAGAAAGACCATCGTTTATTTATAGAAACAAGTTAATACGGGTATTTGTTCAATTACTTCTTATCCGCTTTTTTACCGTCTTTCTTCGTTTCTTTCACAAATTCGGCTTCATAATTGAATTTATTAAATCCCGCCTGCAAGTTCTTCACATTTGTCTTTTCAGCATCGTATGTGATAGTAACTATCCGGTCTTTCACAACAGTGGAAATGTCTTTCAGACCTTTCTCAAAACGCATGTTGTCCTTCACCTTCTTTTCACATTTTTCGCAGTGCATCTGAGTCACCTTGAATACTACCACGCGAATATCCTTTGCCATTACGGCAACTACACTCAAAAGAGCCACCACGCAAGTGGCCATCCATCTTTTTGTTTTCATTTTTCTCATCTGTTTAAAAGTCATTTATTCTTTTTATTCACTGTTTCTAGCCAAGTTGAAACGCAGTCCGATATACGCCTTTGCACCGTGCATCGGTCCCCATATCATGGTGGAATCAAAGTTATCTCCCCAGGGATTTGCTGCGTCGATAATCGGGTTCTTCTGCTTGAAGTTTGTCAGGTTCTCGCCACCTACGTATATAGACCAGCGACGAAAATAGCGGGTTACTTGCAGGCTGAGTTGTTCAAAGCTGCCATAACGGCGGTTCCATGAGAGTTGTCCGTCCC
This portion of the Bacteroides acidifaciens genome encodes:
- a CDS encoding AraC family transcriptional regulator, whose translation is MKMDFPQVDLPTEILAWTNVTEDILNIYKQSCRLQACIVAICTEGSMKASINLLDYEIRPNDLITLLPGTIIQFREKTEKVCLCFAGFSAHCAGRINLMKSIGNAYPKLIEQPVVPLTEEVTGYLKDYFALLARASCNENFEMDPELVELALQTILTSIRLIYHNYPGENSSSNRKKEICRELIQSITENYKNERRAQFYADQLGISLQHLSTTVRQVTGKSVLDTIAYIVIMDAKAKLKSTNMTIQEIAYSLNFPSASFFGKYFRRYVGMTPLEFRNG
- a CDS encoding heavy metal translocating P-type ATPase, which produces MGNIVKKAFPVLNMHCAGCANNVEKIVRKLSGVTEASVNFATNTLTVSYEKDKLTPGEIRAAVLAAGYDLIVEEAHKEERQEEEQHKRYVRLKRKVIGAWILVVPLLIFSMVLMHMPYSNEIQMVLAIPVMAFFGGGFFTGAWKQAKIGRSNMDTLVALSTSIAFLFSLFNTFFPEFWYARGLEPHVYYEASAVIIAFVLTGKLMEERAKGNTSNAIRKLMGMQPKVARVLRNGVEEEILIEQLQVGDLVVVRPGEQIPVDGKLSEGDSYVDESMISGEPIPVEKKKGDKVLAGTINQRGSFIISAAQVGSETVLARIIHTVQEAQGSKAPVQRIVDRITGIFVPVVLGIAILTFILWVVIGGSEYISYGVLSAVSVLVIACPCALGLATPTALMVGIGKAASQHILIKDAVALEQMRKVDVVVLDKTGTLTEGHPTATGWLWAQSQEPHYKDVLLAAEMKSEHPLADAIVAVLQNEERIQPAKLESFESITGKGIKVSYQGKVYWVGSHKLLRDFSATMNDVMADMLVRYESDGNGIIYYGCENELLAIIAVSDPIKATSAEAVKELKRQGIDICMLIGDGQRTALAVASHLGIERFVADALPADKADFVQELQLQGKKVAMVGDGINDSQALALADVSIAMGKGTDIAMDVAMVTLMTSDLLLLPKAFQLSKQTVKLIHQNLFWAFIYNLIGIPIAAGVLFPLNGLLLNPMLASAAMAFSSVSVVLNSLSLGRRRI
- a CDS encoding heavy-metal-associated domain-containing protein, encoding MKTKRWMATCVVALLSVVAVMAKDIRVVVFKVTQMHCEKCEKKVKDNMRFEKGLKDISTVVKDRIVTITYDAEKTNVKNLQAGFNKFNYEAEFVKETKKDGKKADKK